The Natronosporangium hydrolyticum nucleotide sequence CGGGGTCGCCTCCCCCGCCGCCTACGACGTCAACACGGCCTGCTCCGGTTTCTCCTACGCGCTCGCCACCGCCGACCACGCGATCCGCGCCGGGGCCGCCACCACCGCGATCGTGATCGGGGCGGAGAAGCTCACCGACTTCACCGACTGGACCGACCGCAAGACCTGCATCCTGTTCGCTGACGCCGCCGGGGCGGCGGTGGTCACCGCCACCCGCGACGGCGAGGAGCCGGGGATCGGTCCGGTGCTGTGGGGGTCGGTTCCCGAGCGCGGCGAGGTTGTGGTGATCGAAGGTTGGCGGCCGTACGTCTCCCAGGAGGGCCAGACCGTGTTCCGCTGGGCGACCACGGTGCTGCCGGACCTGGCCCGGCAGGCCTGCGAGAAGGCCGGGATCTCCCCGTCGGAGCTCGCCGCTTTCGTCCCGCACCAGGCCAACCTGCGGATCATCGAACCGCTCGCCCGCCGGCTCGGCGGTGACCAGGCGGTCGTCGCCAAGGACATCGTCGAGTCCGGCAACACCTCCGCCGCCAGCGTCCCGCTGGCGTGGTCGAAGCTGGTGGAGCGCCGTGAGATCCCGACCGGCGCACCGGTGCTGCTGTTCGGGTTCGGCGGTGGCCTCACCTACGCCGGCCAAGTCGTCCGGTGCCCCTGAGCACGACTTCACAACTGTCCTGTGGCTCACTGCCGCAGTCACCCCGATAGAGGAAGGAACCACCCATGACCCGTGACGAAATCACCGCCGGCCTCGCCGAAATCCTAGAAGAGGTCGCCGGGGTTAGCCCCGACGACGTGGCCCCGGAGAAGTCGTTCACCGACGACCTGGACGTGGACTCGCTCTCCATGGTGGAGGTCGTGGTGGCGGCCGAGGAGAAGTTCGGCGTGAAGATCCCCGACAACGAGGTGCAGAACCTGCGCACCGTCGGCGACGCCATCGGCTACATCGAGACCAATTCGGAAGCGTGAGCGAGGCCCACGGGCGAACGCCCCATCACGCGGCAACGAGTGACCGCAGCTTGCGAGGACCGCACCGACTGGTCGGGAGTGCCAGATGAGTCGTACCGACGTCGTGGTTACCGGGATCGGCGCCACCACCCCGCTGGCCGGGGACGCGCCCGGTACGTGGGAGGCCATGCTGGCCGGCCACTCCGGGGCCGGCCAGCTCACTGAAGAGTGGGCGGCGCAGCTGCCGGTGCGGATCGCCGCGCAGCTCGCCGTCGACCCGAAGGAGAAGATCGACCGGGTCAAAATGCGGCGGCTGGACCGATCCGAGGCGATCGCACTGATCGCCGCCGGTGAGGCGTGGGCCGACGCCGGCTTCGGTGAGGCCCGCACCGACTCGGCCGGGGTGGATCCGGAGCGGCTGGCGGTCAGCGTCGGCTCCGGCATCGGCGGCGCCCTCACCCTGCTCGCGCAGGACGACATCCTGGAGGCTTCCGGCCCTCGCCGGGTCTCACCCCACACGGTGCCGATGCTCATGCCGAACGGGCCGGCCGCCTGGGTAGGGCTGGAGCTCGGCGCCAAGGCCGGTGTGCACTCGGTCGCCAGCGCCTGCGCTACCGGGGCGGAGGCGCTCGCGCTGGGGCTGGACATCATCCGCGCCGGTCGGGCGGATGTGGTGGTGGCCGGCGGCACCGAAGCCGTGGTGCACCAGTTGCCGCTGGCCGGGTTCGCCGCGATGCGCGCCATGTCCACCCGTAACGACGACCCGGAGCGGGCTTCTCGCCCGTGGGACAAGGACCGGGACGGCTTCGTGCTCGGCGAGGGCGCGGCGATCATGGTGCTGGAGCGGGCCGACCACGCCGCCGCCCGGGGAGCCCGGGTCTACGCCCGGTTCGCCGGCGCCGGCCTCACCTCCGACGGTTACGACATCGTGCAGCCCGATCCGGCTGGTACCGGCGCCGCCCGCGCCATCGCCACCGCACTGCGCGACGCCGACATCGCCGCCACCGACGTCCGGCACGTCAACGCGCACGCCACCTCTACTCCGGTCGGCGACCTCGCGGAGGTCGCCGCGCTGCACGCGGCGCTCGGGGACCATCCGGTGCTGACCGCCACCAAGTCCATGACCGGGCACCTGCTCGGCGCCGCCGGGGCGTTGGAGGCGATCGCCAGCGTGCTCGCCATCCGGGACAGCATCGTGCCCCCGACCATCAACCTCGACCACCCGGACGAGTCCCTGAACATCGACGTGGCCGCGCACAAGCCA carries:
- a CDS encoding acyl carrier protein → MTRDEITAGLAEILEEVAGVSPDDVAPEKSFTDDLDVDSLSMVEVVVAAEEKFGVKIPDNEVQNLRTVGDAIGYIETNSEA
- a CDS encoding beta-ketoacyl-ACP synthase III, with the translated sequence MTGSRIVSLGHYQPSQVITNDQLAQIVDTNDEWIRSRVGIAERRVAGDETVADMAAAAAEKALASSGFTAADVDLVVVATCTSVDRCPNVATRVAAKLGVASPAAYDVNTACSGFSYALATADHAIRAGAATTAIVIGAEKLTDFTDWTDRKTCILFADAAGAAVVTATRDGEEPGIGPVLWGSVPERGEVVVIEGWRPYVSQEGQTVFRWATTVLPDLARQACEKAGISPSELAAFVPHQANLRIIEPLARRLGGDQAVVAKDIVESGNTSAASVPLAWSKLVERREIPTGAPVLLFGFGGGLTYAGQVVRCP
- a CDS encoding beta-ketoacyl-[acyl-carrier-protein] synthase family protein, which encodes MSRTDVVVTGIGATTPLAGDAPGTWEAMLAGHSGAGQLTEEWAAQLPVRIAAQLAVDPKEKIDRVKMRRLDRSEAIALIAAGEAWADAGFGEARTDSAGVDPERLAVSVGSGIGGALTLLAQDDILEASGPRRVSPHTVPMLMPNGPAAWVGLELGAKAGVHSVASACATGAEALALGLDIIRAGRADVVVAGGTEAVVHQLPLAGFAAMRAMSTRNDDPERASRPWDKDRDGFVLGEGAAIMVLERADHAAARGARVYARFAGAGLTSDGYDIVQPDPAGTGAARAIATALRDADIAATDVRHVNAHATSTPVGDLAEVAALHAALGDHPVLTATKSMTGHLLGAAGALEAIASVLAIRDSIVPPTINLDHPDESLNIDVAAHKPRHMDIPAVLDNSFGFGGHNVALLFTRA